Proteins from one Panicum virgatum strain AP13 chromosome 7K, P.virgatum_v5, whole genome shotgun sequence genomic window:
- the LOC120640622 gene encoding probable GABA transporter 2 produces the protein MTVIADLPSSAPPSSDVETAAAADAGAAFVLESKGTWWHAGFHMTTATVGPALLTLPYALRGLGWRLGVAALTALAAVTFYCYLLVSRVLDRCEAAGRRHIRFRELAADVLGSQWASYLVLVVQTAINAGVTIGSILLAADCLQIIYLHAAPHGHLKLYHFVIVVAVVVALLSQMPSLHSLRYINLGSLVVSVGYTTLVSAACICAGSSSKAPTKDYSLSPSNSARTFNAFLSISILASVFGNSILPEIQATLAPPASGKMAKALVLCYSVLSLTFYFPAITGYWAFGNQVRSNVLKSLMPDTGPWLAPEWLLILAAVLVLLQLIAIALVYSQVAYEIIETKSADVARGRFSRRNLAPRVALRTAYVAGCALAAAMLPFFGEIIAVVGAVGYIPLDVVIPVVMYNMAPRGGGGRRSQAAYAANVAIMVVFVGLGVIGAVASVRKLAINADRFKLFSNGIS, from the exons ATGACGGTGATCGCAGACCTCCCcagcagcgcgccgccgtcctccgacGTCGagaccgcggccgccgccgacgccggcgcggcCTTCGTGCTCGAGTCCAAGGGGACGTGGTGGCACGCGGGGTTCCACATGACGACGGCGACCGTGGGCCCCGCGCTGCTGACGCTGCCGTACGCGCTCCGGGGCCTCGGGTGGCGGCTCGGCGTCGCGGCGCTCacggcgctcgccgccgtcacCTTCTACTGCTACCTCCTCGTGTCCAGGGTGCTCGACCGCTgcgaggccgccggccgccgccacatcCGCTtccgcgagctcgccgccgacgtcctCGGATCCCAGTGGGCGTCCTACCTGGTCCTGGTCGTGCAAACCGCCATCAACGCCGGGGTTACCATTGGGAGCatcctgctcgccgccgactGCCTGCAG ATAATATACCTGCACGCCGCGCCACATGGGCACCTGAAGCTCTACCAtttcgtcatcgtcgtcgccgtggTGGTGGCGCTCCTGTCACAGATGCCGTCGCTGCACTCGCTGCGGTACATCAACTTGGGCTCGCTCGTCGTCAGCGTCGGCTACACCACGCTTGTGTCGGCTGCTTGCATTTGTGCAG GTTCGTCGAGTAAGGCTCCAACGAAAGATTACTCTTTGAGCCCATCCAATTCCGCGAGGACCTTCAACGCGTTCCTCTCCATCTCCATCCTCGCCTCCGTTTTCGGCAACAGCATTCTGCCTGAAATCCAG GCCAcgctggcgccgccggcgtcggggaAGATGGCCAAGGCGCTGGTGCTGTGCTACTCCGTGCTGTCGCTCACGTTCTACTTCCCGGCCATCACCGGCTACTGGGCGTTCGGCAACCAGGTGCGCTCCAACGTGCTCAAGAGCCTCATGCCAGACACGGGCCCCTGGCTCGCCCCGGAGTGGCTGctcatcctcgccgccgtcctcgtcctcctccagcTCATCGCCATCGCCCTG GTGTACTCGCAGGTGGCGTACGAGATCATCGAGACCAAGTCGGCGGACGTGGCGCGCGGGCGGTTCTCGAGGCGGAACCTGGCGCCACGGGTGGCGCTGCGGACGGCGTACGTCGCCGGGTGCGCGCTCGCGGCGGCGATGCTGCCCTTCTTCGGCGAGATCATCGCCGTGGTGGGCGCCGTCGGGTACATCCCGCTCGACGTCGTGATCCCCGTCGTCATGTACAACATggccccgcgcggcggcggcgggcgccggtCGCAGGCGGCCTACGCGGCCAACGTCGCCATCATGGTGGTCTTCGTCGGCCTCGGGGTGATAGGCGCCGTGGCGTCGGTGCGGAAgctcgccatcaacgccgaccgGTTCAAGCTCTTCAGCAATGGGATCTCTTAG